A single genomic interval of Sceloporus undulatus isolate JIND9_A2432 ecotype Alabama chromosome 2, SceUnd_v1.1, whole genome shotgun sequence harbors:
- the LOC121921905 gene encoding zinc finger protein 586-like isoform X2, protein MDAPNSACPEAAFQAGTREVWERTIQKFLCNDPANLDIQHQSFREFTYREVEGPRELCSRLHYLCRQWLNPTKKTKNQMLDLVVLEQFLTILPREMANWVRECGTETCSQAVALAEGYMLSKKEEKKQEERQIQKLPVEVQYDFSAARKTPSDSRQSPQHREIKQESDVTLQGTGTMLATITQSSLFLGNGVELDQVPVTFEEVALSFSEEEWALLDPDQRALHRDIMEETHGIVSTLGNWRGGNEYAKHGNSFRHKLEPAINQQAHTEEKCYVREGLCRDAICEKPFTQKMTLMLPKKVHPGNKHFTCELSEEGFDCRVDCESYKEIHAREKPHKCQECGKCFSHNSHLVLHERVHTGEKPYTCQQCGKCFSHNSHLVLHERVHTGEKPYKCKECGKCFVSSSDLVRHKRVHTGEKPYKCQECGKCFVFSSGLVRHLRVHRGEKPYKCQECDKCFVSRSDLVRHLRVHTGEKPYKCQECGKHFASKSEVLKHLRVHTGEKPFKCLECGKCFAFKSELVTHLRIHTGERPYKCQECEKCFTSRSKVVRHQKIHMGEKPYKLQECGKFFAAKSELANHQSIQTEERPYKYQQCRNCFFVQIRPSEKPESSHRREVIEIAEV, encoded by the exons ATGGATGCACCAAATTCAGCTTGTCCCGAAGCAGCCTTTCAAGCTGGCACTAGGGAAGTATGGGAAAGGACCATACAGAAATTCCTGTGTAATGACCCTGCTAATTTAGACATACAGCATCAGAGCTTCAGGGAGTTTACCTATAGGGAGGTTGAGGGGCCCCGAGAGCTTTGCAGCCGACTCCACTATCTCTGCCGTCAGTGGTTGAATCCAACAAAAAAGACTAAAAATCAGATGCTGGATCTGGTGGTCCTGGAGCAGTTCCTCACCATCCTGCCCCGAGAGATGGCAAACTGGGTCAGGGAATGTGGAACGGAAACCTGTTCTCAGGCGGTGGCCCTGGCAGAAGGTTACATGCTGagtaagaaagaagagaagaagcagGAAGAGCGCCAG ATCCAAAAGCTCCCTGTGGAAGTTCAGTATGATTTCTCTGCTGCAAGGAAGACTCCATCAGACTCCAGACAGAGTCCCCAGCATAGGGAAATAAAACAGGAGAGTGATGTCACCTTGCAAG GGACTGGAACAATGCTGGCAACAATCACTCAGTCATCTCTTTTTCTTGGTAATGGAGTAGAACTGGATCAG GTCCCAGTGACCTTTGAGGAGGTggctttgtctttctctgaggagGAGTGGGCCCTGCTGGATCCTGACCAGAGAGCCCTTCACAGGGACATCATGGAAGAAACCCATGGGATTGTGTCCACTCTTG GTAactggagggggggaaatgaatatGCCAAACATGGAAATTCTTTTAGACACAAATTGGAGCCTGCCATAAACCAGCAAGCCCACACAGAAGAAAAATGTTATGTCAGAGAGGGGCTCTGCAGAGACGCCATTTGTGAGAAACCTTTCACCCAAAAGATGACACTTATGCTTCCAAAGAAGGTCCACCCTGGAAATAAACACTTTACATGTGAACTCTCTGAGGAAGGTTTTGATTGCAGAGTGGACTGTGAGAGCTACAAGGAGATCCACGCCagagagaaaccacacaaatgccaggaatgtgggaaatgtttttctcacaaTTCACACCTTGTGCtgcatgagagagtccacacaggcgagaaaccatacacatgccagcagtgtgggaaatgtttttctcacaaTTCACACCTTGTTCTACACGAGAGagttcatacaggagagaaaccgtacaaatgcaaggagtgtgggaaatgttttgtttccAGTTCAGATCTTGTGAGGcacaagagagtccacacaggtgagaaaccttacaaatgccaggagtgtgggaaatgttttgttttcagctCAGGTCTAGTAAGGCATCTGAGGGTCCAcagaggagagaaaccatacaaatgccaggagtgtgatAAATGTTTTGTTTCCAGGTCAGATCTTGTTAGGCACCttagagtccacacaggagaaaagccgtACAAATGCCAAGAGTGTGGAAAACACTTTGCTTCCAAGTCAGAGGTTTTGAAGCActtgagagtccacacaggagagaaaccattcaaatgtctggagtgtggaaaatgttttgcttttaagTCAGAACTAGTGACACATctaagaatccacacaggagagagaccatacaaatgccaagagtGTGAAAAATGTTTTACTTCCAGGTCAAAagttgtgaggcaccagaagaTCCACatgggagagaaaccatacaaactccaggagtgtgggaaattcTTTGCTGCCAAATCAGAACTTGCAAACCACCAAAGCATCCAGACAGAAGAAAGGCCATACAAATACCAGCAGTGTAGAAACTGTTTTTTTGTCCAAATCAGACCTTCAGAAAAaccagagagttcacacaggagagaagtgaTAGAAATAGCAGAAGTGTAG
- the LOC121921905 gene encoding zinc finger protein 436-like isoform X1, whose amino-acid sequence MDAPNSACPEAAFQAGTREVWERTIQKFLCNDPANLDIQHQSFREFTYREVEGPRELCSRLHYLCRQWLNPTKKTKNQMLDLVVLEQFLTILPREMANWVRECGTETCSQAVALAEGYMLSKKEEKKQEERQIQKLPVEVQYDFSAARKTPSDSRQSPQHREIKQESDVTLQGTGTMLATITQSSLFLGNGVELDQVPVTFEEVALSFSEEEWALLDPDQRALHRDIMEETHGIVSTLAGNWRGGNEYAKHGNSFRHKLEPAINQQAHTEEKCYVREGLCRDAICEKPFTQKMTLMLPKKVHPGNKHFTCELSEEGFDCRVDCESYKEIHAREKPHKCQECGKCFSHNSHLVLHERVHTGEKPYTCQQCGKCFSHNSHLVLHERVHTGEKPYKCKECGKCFVSSSDLVRHKRVHTGEKPYKCQECGKCFVFSSGLVRHLRVHRGEKPYKCQECDKCFVSRSDLVRHLRVHTGEKPYKCQECGKHFASKSEVLKHLRVHTGEKPFKCLECGKCFAFKSELVTHLRIHTGERPYKCQECEKCFTSRSKVVRHQKIHMGEKPYKLQECGKFFAAKSELANHQSIQTEERPYKYQQCRNCFFVQIRPSEKPESSHRREVIEIAEV is encoded by the exons ATGGATGCACCAAATTCAGCTTGTCCCGAAGCAGCCTTTCAAGCTGGCACTAGGGAAGTATGGGAAAGGACCATACAGAAATTCCTGTGTAATGACCCTGCTAATTTAGACATACAGCATCAGAGCTTCAGGGAGTTTACCTATAGGGAGGTTGAGGGGCCCCGAGAGCTTTGCAGCCGACTCCACTATCTCTGCCGTCAGTGGTTGAATCCAACAAAAAAGACTAAAAATCAGATGCTGGATCTGGTGGTCCTGGAGCAGTTCCTCACCATCCTGCCCCGAGAGATGGCAAACTGGGTCAGGGAATGTGGAACGGAAACCTGTTCTCAGGCGGTGGCCCTGGCAGAAGGTTACATGCTGagtaagaaagaagagaagaagcagGAAGAGCGCCAG ATCCAAAAGCTCCCTGTGGAAGTTCAGTATGATTTCTCTGCTGCAAGGAAGACTCCATCAGACTCCAGACAGAGTCCCCAGCATAGGGAAATAAAACAGGAGAGTGATGTCACCTTGCAAG GGACTGGAACAATGCTGGCAACAATCACTCAGTCATCTCTTTTTCTTGGTAATGGAGTAGAACTGGATCAG GTCCCAGTGACCTTTGAGGAGGTggctttgtctttctctgaggagGAGTGGGCCCTGCTGGATCCTGACCAGAGAGCCCTTCACAGGGACATCATGGAAGAAACCCATGGGATTGTGTCCACTCTTG CAGGTAactggagggggggaaatgaatatGCCAAACATGGAAATTCTTTTAGACACAAATTGGAGCCTGCCATAAACCAGCAAGCCCACACAGAAGAAAAATGTTATGTCAGAGAGGGGCTCTGCAGAGACGCCATTTGTGAGAAACCTTTCACCCAAAAGATGACACTTATGCTTCCAAAGAAGGTCCACCCTGGAAATAAACACTTTACATGTGAACTCTCTGAGGAAGGTTTTGATTGCAGAGTGGACTGTGAGAGCTACAAGGAGATCCACGCCagagagaaaccacacaaatgccaggaatgtgggaaatgtttttctcacaaTTCACACCTTGTGCtgcatgagagagtccacacaggcgagaaaccatacacatgccagcagtgtgggaaatgtttttctcacaaTTCACACCTTGTTCTACACGAGAGagttcatacaggagagaaaccgtacaaatgcaaggagtgtgggaaatgttttgtttccAGTTCAGATCTTGTGAGGcacaagagagtccacacaggtgagaaaccttacaaatgccaggagtgtgggaaatgttttgttttcagctCAGGTCTAGTAAGGCATCTGAGGGTCCAcagaggagagaaaccatacaaatgccaggagtgtgatAAATGTTTTGTTTCCAGGTCAGATCTTGTTAGGCACCttagagtccacacaggagaaaagccgtACAAATGCCAAGAGTGTGGAAAACACTTTGCTTCCAAGTCAGAGGTTTTGAAGCActtgagagtccacacaggagagaaaccattcaaatgtctggagtgtggaaaatgttttgcttttaagTCAGAACTAGTGACACATctaagaatccacacaggagagagaccatacaaatgccaagagtGTGAAAAATGTTTTACTTCCAGGTCAAAagttgtgaggcaccagaagaTCCACatgggagagaaaccatacaaactccaggagtgtgggaaattcTTTGCTGCCAAATCAGAACTTGCAAACCACCAAAGCATCCAGACAGAAGAAAGGCCATACAAATACCAGCAGTGTAGAAACTGTTTTTTTGTCCAAATCAGACCTTCAGAAAAaccagagagttcacacaggagagaagtgaTAGAAATAGCAGAAGTGTAG
- the LOC121921905 gene encoding zinc finger protein with KRAB and SCAN domains 1-like isoform X3, whose amino-acid sequence MDAPNSACPEAAFQAGTREVWERTIQKFLCNDPANLDIQHQSFREFTYREVEGPRELCSRLHYLCRQWLNPTKKTKNQMLDLVVLEQFLTILPREMANWVRECGTETCSQAVALAEGYMLSKKEEKKQEERQIQKLPVEVQYDFSAARKTPSDSRQSPQHREIKQESDVTLQGTGTMLATITQSSLFLGNGVELDQVPVTFEEVALSFSEEEWALLDPDQRALHRDIMEETHGIVSTLAGNWRGGNEYAKHGNSFRHKLEPAINQQAHTEEKCYVREGLCRDAICEKPFTQKMTLMLPKKVHPGNKHFTCELSEEGFDCRVDCESYKEIHAREKPHKCQECGKCFSHNSHLVLHERVHTGEKPYTCQQCGKCFSHNSHLVLHERVHTGEKPYKCKECGKCFVSSSDLVRHKRVHTGQKL is encoded by the exons ATGGATGCACCAAATTCAGCTTGTCCCGAAGCAGCCTTTCAAGCTGGCACTAGGGAAGTATGGGAAAGGACCATACAGAAATTCCTGTGTAATGACCCTGCTAATTTAGACATACAGCATCAGAGCTTCAGGGAGTTTACCTATAGGGAGGTTGAGGGGCCCCGAGAGCTTTGCAGCCGACTCCACTATCTCTGCCGTCAGTGGTTGAATCCAACAAAAAAGACTAAAAATCAGATGCTGGATCTGGTGGTCCTGGAGCAGTTCCTCACCATCCTGCCCCGAGAGATGGCAAACTGGGTCAGGGAATGTGGAACGGAAACCTGTTCTCAGGCGGTGGCCCTGGCAGAAGGTTACATGCTGagtaagaaagaagagaagaagcagGAAGAGCGCCAG ATCCAAAAGCTCCCTGTGGAAGTTCAGTATGATTTCTCTGCTGCAAGGAAGACTCCATCAGACTCCAGACAGAGTCCCCAGCATAGGGAAATAAAACAGGAGAGTGATGTCACCTTGCAAG GGACTGGAACAATGCTGGCAACAATCACTCAGTCATCTCTTTTTCTTGGTAATGGAGTAGAACTGGATCAG GTCCCAGTGACCTTTGAGGAGGTggctttgtctttctctgaggagGAGTGGGCCCTGCTGGATCCTGACCAGAGAGCCCTTCACAGGGACATCATGGAAGAAACCCATGGGATTGTGTCCACTCTTG CAGGTAactggagggggggaaatgaatatGCCAAACATGGAAATTCTTTTAGACACAAATTGGAGCCTGCCATAAACCAGCAAGCCCACACAGAAGAAAAATGTTATGTCAGAGAGGGGCTCTGCAGAGACGCCATTTGTGAGAAACCTTTCACCCAAAAGATGACACTTATGCTTCCAAAGAAGGTCCACCCTGGAAATAAACACTTTACATGTGAACTCTCTGAGGAAGGTTTTGATTGCAGAGTGGACTGTGAGAGCTACAAGGAGATCCACGCCagagagaaaccacacaaatgccaggaatgtgggaaatgtttttctcacaaTTCACACCTTGTGCtgcatgagagagtccacacaggcgagaaaccatacacatgccagcagtgtgggaaatgtttttctcacaaTTCACACCTTGTTCTACACGAGAGagttcatacaggagagaaaccgtacaaatgcaaggagtgtgggaaatgttttgtttccAGTTCAGATCTTGTGAGGcacaagagagtccacacag GTCAAAagttgtga